Below is a window of Streptomyces genisteinicus DNA.
CTCGCGGCCGGCGGCAGCCTGGTGCTCGTCCTCAGCATGAACGAGTTCGGGATCGTCCTGTTCACCGGCGCCAAGGACGTCACGACGCTGCCGATGCTCGTCTACAGCAAGGCGATCCTGGAGTCCGACTACCCGGCCGCCTGCGTCGTCGCCGTCGTCAACATCGCGATCTCCGTGGGCCTCTACGGTCTCTACCGGGTGGTGAGCCGCCGTGCTCGTGCATAGCCGCAAGGGCCGCTGGGCCGTCTGGACCGGCTTCCTCCTCGTCTTCGTCCCGGTCTTCGCCCTGCCGCTGCTGGTGATCGTGGCCGCCTCGTTCGCCACCCACTGGTCGAGCGCCTTCCCCTCCGGGTTCACCACCGCGAACTACGCCGCCGCCACCCGGAGCGAAGCTCTCCGGGCGCTCACCACCAGCCTGGTCACCGCCCTCGCCGCGAGTGCCCTCGCGCTCGCCCTGGGCACCTGGGCCGCTCTTGCCGCGGCCGGACTGCGGGAGCGCGGACGCCGGATCGTGGACGCCCTGTTCATGCTGCCGGTCGCGGTGCCCAGCGTCGTCGTCGGCCTCGCCGTCCTCGTCGCCTTCTCCCGGCCCCCGTTCCTGCTGAACGGCACGAGCACGATCGTCGTCCTCGCGCACACGGTGCTCGTCACCGCCTTCGCCCACCAGTCGGTCTCCGCCGCGATCGTGCGGCTGGACCCGGCGTACGAGCAGGCCGCCGCCTCGCTCGGCGCCCGGCCCCGGTACGTCCTG
It encodes the following:
- a CDS encoding ABC transporter permease: MLVHSRKGRWAVWTGFLLVFVPVFALPLLVIVAASFATHWSSAFPSGFTTANYAAATRSEALRALTTSLVTALAASALALALGTWAALAAAGLRERGRRIVDALFMLPVAVPSVVVGLAVLVAFSRPPFLLNGTSTIVVLAHTVLVTAFAHQSVSAAIVRLDPAYEQAAASLGARPRYVLWRVKLPLLLPSLTGAAGLCFALSMGELSATMMLYPPDWTPLPVHVFTATDRGRLFTGSAVAVVLMAVTLLVLLAVSRIRTRASYR